Genomic segment of Paenibacillus sp. FSL R5-0912:
CTCACTGCAGAACAGCGGACTCTCTTGCCCATGCAGCTGCACGACATCCAGCGGTACTGTTCTGAGCAGCTCAGTCAGCTCAGTAAGCTGCGGATTGACGAAGACTCCCGCAGCGCGGGGTGCTGTCCCAGTATTCCACTCCTTCAGCTCTGCAACAAGCTCGGCAGCAGCTCCAGCAGTCACTCTGCGGCGGCTCGGGGCAAATACCAATCCGATATAATCCAGAGGCAAACTCTTCATAGATTTTAGCACTTCAACGTCCTGAAGTCCACAGATTTTTACGATTGTGTCAGCCATGCAGCGCACGGTCCTTCCCTGCAGGAAGCGGTCCGAGCAGCTGATTTACTGCCTGCTCTACATCCGGCTGGCGCATCAGATATTCTCCTACCAGCACGCCGGTAGCCCGGGTCTTGCTTAAGAATGCGATGTCCTCCGGACCGGTAATCCCGCTCTCACTGATGACCGGCAGTCCCTCCGGAAGCAGTGCCGCAAGCTCGGCTGTGGCAGAAAGCGCGGTCTCAAAGGTCTTCAGATTCCGGTTGTTGATGCCAAGCAACACGCCGGGATGAACAGCCTTGCCGGTGGCCAGCACCATTTCCAGTTCGGTGCGGTCATGTACTTCAATCAGAATATCGAGGCCAAGCGCTGCAGCGGTATCGGTGAATGCGCTCAGCTGTTCAGATGTCAGAATAGCGGCAATGAGCAGAATAGCATCTGCTCCCAGCAGGCGCGCTTCGTAGATCTGCTTCTCATCAATGATGAAATCTTTGCGCAGCAGAGGAAGCTCCACCGCTGCCCTTACCTGCTGCAGATACGATCCGCTGCCCTGAAAATATTCCCGGTCCGTAAGCACCGACAGGCAGTCCGCGCCTCCTGCCGCATAGCCTTTAGCAATCTCAACCGGATCAAAATCGGCACGGATCAGGCCTTTGGAAGGCGAAGCCTTCTTCACCTCGGCGATCAGCCCCATGTCCCGGTTCCGCCGCCCGGTCAGCGCAGCGCGGAAGCCTCTCGTTGCAGGCAGAGCAGCGATAGCCCGTTCAGCCTCTTCCAATGAAAATGTCTTATTTAACGCCTCCACCTCTTTCACTTTGGTGGCAACAATCCGGTCAAGATACATAATCAAGCTCCTTCGTCATGGCTTTTAACTGTTCCAGCTTGCGCAGTGCTGCTCCTGAATCCACTACCTCTCTTGCCCGGTCTACGCCTTCCCGCAGTGTATCTGCAAGACCGGCAACATAGATGCATGCCCCGGCATTCGCTAATACGATATCACGGTATGGATTGATTTGACCTTCCAGTACTGTAGTGATAATTGCCGCGTTCTCGGCCGCATCACCTCCGAGCACATCCTCCAGCGGATGCTGGCTCAGCCCGAGCTCCTGTGGTGTAACCTCGTAGGTTGTGACCACACCATTTCTCAGCTCGGAGACCTGGGTCGGCGCCGAGATGCTGATTTCATCCAGACCGTCCAGACTGCTGACAATCATTGCCCGCTTGGAGCCCAGCTCGCCCAGCACTTTGGCCACAGTCTCCGTTTTGTTGCGGTCATAGATGCCCATGAGCTGCCGGTCAGCTCCTGCCGGATTCGTCAGCGGGCCAAGCATATTGAATACAGTACGCACACCCAGCTCACGGCGGGGAGCAGCAGCATGCTTCATTGACGGATGGTAGATTTGTGCGAACAGGAAGCAGATTCCGATGCTGTCCAGACATTGCCGGGCCTGCTCCGCATTCAGATGAATATTGACGCCGAGAGCCTCGAGTACGTCGGCGCTGCCTGCTCTGCCGGAAGCCGAACGGTTGCCGTGCTTCGCAACTCTTACAGAAGCGGCAGACGAGATGATTGCCGAGGCGGTGGAGATATTAAACTTATGAATACCGGAGCCTCCGGTGCCGCAGGTATCGAGCAGCTGGCTACGTTCCGTAAGTACCGGTGTCCCGAAACCGCGCATCGCTTCCGCGAACCCGGTGATTTCCTCTACCGTTTCACCCTTAATACGCAGCGCTGTGAGCAGTGCACCGATCTGCGCGTGTGTTGCCGCCCCCTCCATAATGGTCCCCATTACCTCCCGTGCCTGCGTGCGGGTAAGATCCTTTCCTTCAATTAATCCGGCAATTCCTGATTGTATTAACTGGCTTGCTTCCATATTGATTCCCTCCTAAGAGTTTTGTAGGCGGACTTCCTGAATCAGCTTCTTACAAAACCGGATCCGGAGCATACGCCAAAAATAGTATGGAGCATTCTCTGCTCGTCTTAGCTCATCTCTGCTTATCCCCGGCTCACGGGGTATACTCGTACATATAGTCCTGGTTGATAACCTGTTTCTCCTTCACCTCAGCGGGGAACATGGCTTCGGCCATCCGGATCGCCTTCAGCATGCCCTTGGCCTTATTCAGGGTCTCTTCATATTCCTTCTCCGGAACCGAGTCCCAGACAATTCCGGCTCCAGCCTGTACATAAGCCCGGCCTTTGCGGAAAATAATTGTGCGAATGGTTATGCAGGAATCCATATTCCCGGAGAAGCCGAGATAACCGATGGCGCCGGCATAAGCGCCGCGTGCTTCCTTTTCCAGTTCGGCAATGATCTCCATCGCCCGCAGCTTCGGTGCCCCCGATACAGTCCCTGCCGGGAGGCAGGAGAGGAAGGCATCGAAGAAATCTTTATCGTCTGCCAGCGTCCCGGACACGTTCGAGACGATATGCATCACATGCGAGTATTTCTCGATCTCCATGAACGAGTCGCATTTCACCGTGCCGAACTTCGACACACGGCCCAGGTCATTACGGCCCAGATCAACGAGCATCAGATGCTCCGCGCGTTCCTTCTCATCCTCCAGCAGTTCAGCGGCGAGCTGGCGGTCCTGCGCCTCTGTCTCTCCGCGCGGCCGGGTTCCGGCAATCGGGCGGGTCTCGACCCGTCCGCTACTATCCACCTTAACCAGCGCTTCCGGTGAAGTGCCTACGATGATCTCTTCGTCCATTTTCAGATAATACATATAAGGTGAAGGATTCAGCGTCCGCAGCATGCGGTACACATGCAGCGGAGATACTTCGGTTTCTATATGCAGCCGCTGGGACAGCACCACTTGGAAGATATCACCGGCGCGAATGTACTCTTTGGCCTGCTCCACATTGCTGATGTATTGTTCCTTGGTCAGATTGGAGTGAATCTCACCCAGCTCAATGTCCTGCGGGATGCTGCGGCGGTTGACGTTCTCCTTCGGTCCTTCCTTTTGCAGCTCTTCAGCCATGTTCTCCAGGCGGCGGCTTAGTTCCTCGTAACCTGCGCGAATCTCGGAATCGGTATCGCCATCCTTGATATGCAGATTGCCTACCAGCAGAATCTGCTGCTTCACATGATCGAAGACGATGATGCGGTCACAGAACATGAAGCGGATATCGTCCATATTCAGGTCATCTACGGCATGCGCTGACAGCTTCTCGTAATACTGCAACAGATCGTAGCCGAAGAATCCGATAGCACCGCCCGTAAACGGCGGCATCCCATCCAGCTTGGGACTGCGGTAAGAGCGGAGCAGCGCCTTAAGCTCCTCGACAGGTTTGCCAAACAGCTGTTTTTTTTCACCGCCGACTTCAACGTGGATTAGGCCTTTTTTGCCTGAAATCATCAGGAACGGATCACTGCCGATAAAGGAATAACGCGCCCATTGGCTGCCGCCTTCTACACTCTCCAGCAGGAATGCACGATCCTGCTCCGCAAAACGCTGGAACAAGCGGATGGGTGTTTCCATATCTGCCAGCAGCCTCTTCACTACCGGGATCAGATTATACTTCCGCGACAGCGACACTACTTCTTCAATGCTCGGATTCGTCACTTGGCTAACCTCCTGGGATTCTATAGGTAATGTCCGAAATACAGAAAAACCTCTACCGGAGTAGAGGTTTGTGTTAGCAAGTATGTGAATAAGCGCCTAGGACCGGCAAAAACCAAATCGAGTACAGATCATCCCCTCAAAGGATACACTTATAGCGTATGGGCAGCTGCTGCACAAACTCTATACGGGTATGCCAAAAAAAGAACGCTGATAATCAATGGTCTGCTCTTCAAAAAAAGTCCTGCACTCTGCTCAACTATACTCATCTTAACTAAACTATACTCTGCTTCACTCGGCTAACTACACTATACATGATGACGGCGGTTAATGACAACCCCGCATATGTAATTTATTACTTGCCCTGTGAGAGATCCGGACGAAGCCGCTGGGCTTCATTCAGATACACATGGCGGATGTCCCGCTGTGATTTATCCGTATTAACCTGAACCATCAGGCGGATGCATTGTGGCAGGCTGCCTTTGACCGGAATCTCCACCGAACACATCAGCGGTACCATTTCCCAGCCTTCAATCTCACGGATGGCACGCGCCGGAAAGGTGGCGTCCAGATCTGCGGTCATCGTGATCCACACACTGCAGATATCCTCGGCGATAACATCGTTGCGCTCAACAATTTCCCTCAGCAGCACAACAGTCTCGCGCAAAATTTCGGTTTCCTCATTCTTCGTTACGGTTGTTGCACCGCGTATCCCCCGGTTCACCATGGGCTTTCCTCCTTCTTGAGCTGGGCGATAACCCGGCGTACATCACTTGCCTGCACATCGCCCACAATACTGACAGCGCCGATGTCGTCCGGTACGATAAAGGTCATTCTGCCTTCCTTGAACTTCTTGTCATGCATCATGGCTTCCATCAGCTCATCCTCGCCGTATTCCGCCGGCAGTCTGACCGGCAGAGACAATGCGGTGAGCATAGATACCGTATCTTCATAGATCGCTCTGTCCCGGCCCAGCTTCGCGGCCAGCAGGGCTGATCCGGCCATTCCAATGGCAATAGCCTCACCATGAAGAAATACGCCGTAGCCGCCTACTGCTTCAATAGCATGTCCAATGGTATGCCCCAGGTTCAGAATCGCACGCTGCCCCTGCTCCGTCTCATCATTGCAAACAACGTCAGCCTTGATCGCACAGCCGCGTTCCAGTGCGTACCCCAGAGCCTCCGGTTCCAGGGCAAGCAGCTCTCCGGCATGTTCACGGCACCAGTACGCGAACTCTTTGTCAAAGATCAGACCATGTTTCACAACCTCAGCCAGTCCCGAAGCAACTTGGCGTGGAGGAAGTGTAGCAAGGGTGTCCAGATCGTACAGCACCATGGACGGCTGGTAGAAGGCGCCAAGCATATTCTTGGCCAGCGGATGGTTGACTCCAACCTTGCCGCCTACACTGCTGTCGTGGGCGAGGATCGTGGTAGGAATCTGCATGAATCCGATTCCCCGCATATAAGAGGCGGCGACGAATCCGGCCAGATCCCCTACAACCCCCCCGCCAAGCGCCAGCACTGCAGAGCTGCGGTCCAGCCCGCCCTGAATGGCTGTCGTAATGACCTCTTCATAGACGGCCAGAGATTTGGAAGCTTCACCTGCCTGAATTACATGGCTGACTACCGTATATCCGCTGCCGCGCAGGGATGCCTCCACCTGATCCAGATACCGCGGAGCCACTTCACTGTCCGTGACAACCAGCAGCGGACTGCGCTGCGGGAAACCGGCTTCTATGCAGCGTTCACCAATATTCTGCAGCAGTCCGCTGCCGATATAAATAGGATAAGACCGTTCACCCAGAGCTACCGTAATACTGCGCATCTTAATAGCTCTCCAGCTGCGCCAGGTAATTATTATAGTTGGCTTTGATCTCTTCCATGGAGTCGCCGCCGAATTTATCCAGGAAAGCCTTGGCAATCTCCCAGGCCACCACATTCTCCAGTACAACACAGGCTGCCGGAACTGCGCAGGCATCCGAACGTTCAACCTGGGCAGTGAACGGTTCCTTCGTATCAATATCTACGCTTTGCAGAGGCTTATACAACGTCGGAATCGGCTTCATTACTCCGCGGACCACCACCGGCATCCCATTGGTCATTCCGCCTTCGAAACCGCCCAGCCGGTTGCTTGCCCGGTAGTATCCTTGTGAGGCTTCATACATTATCTCGTCATGAACCTGTGAGCCGCGCAGCTTACCGGCCTCGAAGCCGATGCCGATCTCCACACCTTTGAAGGCATTAATCGACATAACGGCTCCGGCGATGGCTCCATCGAGCTTGCGGTCAGACTGCACATGACTGCCAAGGCCGACCGGCAGACCCTCGACAATACATTCCACAATCCCGCCGATAGAGTCGCCTTCCTCCTTGATCTTGTCTATGTAAGCCTCCATCTTCTGTTCCGTCTCTTTGTCCACGACTCTCACAGAGGACTCTTCTGTCTGCGCAATCAGTTCATCTACCGTAAGCTGATTGGCTGGTGCTTCGATTTCACCGATGCGGATCACTTGTCCGGCAATCTTCACCCCGAATGCTGCCAGCAATTGGCGGGCTACTGCGCCTACCGCGACCCGGGCAGCCGTCTCACGGGCGCTGGAGCGCTCCAGTACATTGCGCAGATCCGTAAGGTTATACTTCAAGCCGCCGTTCAGGTCGGCATGTCCGGGACGCGGACGGTTGACCCGGCGCTTCTCCTCATCACTGCCTGGAATCGGCTCGATATTCATAATGTTCTTCCAGTGCGTCCAGTCCTTGTTCTCCACCACCAGGGCAACAGGAGCACCCGTTGTGGAACCGTGGCGTACGCCGCCTACAATCTCGGCGGTATCCTTCTCAATCTGCATCCGGCGTCCGCGGCCGTAGCCCTTCTGTCTCCGGTGCAGCTGGAAATTAAGCTCTTCGAAATCAAGTGTCAAATTGCTGGGCAATCCCTCAATAATGGCTGTAAGCTGGGGGCCGTGCGTTTCCCCCGCTGTTAAATAGCGTAAATTCATGCTGCGTTCCCCCTTCACACTTTTAGACTGTAAACCACTAAATTGTTAAATGTCTTTGCTTATTATAGTATAGGCCATCGGCTTTGACAAGAAAGCGGTCACCTTCAAGTGCCACTCTATTCCTCAACAAG
This window contains:
- the trpD gene encoding anthranilate phosphoribosyltransferase; translated protein: MEASQLIQSGIAGLIEGKDLTRTQAREVMGTIMEGAATHAQIGALLTALRIKGETVEEITGFAEAMRGFGTPVLTERSQLLDTCGTGGSGIHKFNISTASAIISSAASVRVAKHGNRSASGRAGSADVLEALGVNIHLNAEQARQCLDSIGICFLFAQIYHPSMKHAAAPRRELGVRTVFNMLGPLTNPAGADRQLMGIYDRNKTETVAKVLGELGSKRAMIVSSLDGLDEISISAPTQVSELRNGVVTTYEVTPQELGLSQHPLEDVLGGDAAENAAIITTVLEGQINPYRDIVLANAGACIYVAGLADTLREGVDRAREVVDSGAALRKLEQLKAMTKELDYVS
- the aroB gene encoding 3-dehydroquinate synthase, with the translated sequence MRSITVALGERSYPIYIGSGLLQNIGERCIEAGFPQRSPLLVVTDSEVAPRYLDQVEASLRGSGYTVVSHVIQAGEASKSLAVYEEVITTAIQGGLDRSSAVLALGGGVVGDLAGFVAASYMRGIGFMQIPTTILAHDSSVGGKVGVNHPLAKNMLGAFYQPSMVLYDLDTLATLPPRQVASGLAEVVKHGLIFDKEFAYWCREHAGELLALEPEALGYALERGCAIKADVVCNDETEQGQRAILNLGHTIGHAIEAVGGYGVFLHGEAIAIGMAGSALLAAKLGRDRAIYEDTVSMLTALSLPVRLPAEYGEDELMEAMMHDKKFKEGRMTFIVPDDIGAVSIVGDVQASDVRRVIAQLKKEESPW
- the aroC gene encoding chorismate synthase, with the protein product MNLRYLTAGETHGPQLTAIIEGLPSNLTLDFEELNFQLHRRQKGYGRGRRMQIEKDTAEIVGGVRHGSTTGAPVALVVENKDWTHWKNIMNIEPIPGSDEEKRRVNRPRPGHADLNGGLKYNLTDLRNVLERSSARETAARVAVGAVARQLLAAFGVKIAGQVIRIGEIEAPANQLTVDELIAQTEESSVRVVDKETEQKMEAYIDKIKEEGDSIGGIVECIVEGLPVGLGSHVQSDRKLDGAIAGAVMSINAFKGVEIGIGFEAGKLRGSQVHDEIMYEASQGYYRASNRLGGFEGGMTNGMPVVVRGVMKPIPTLYKPLQSVDIDTKEPFTAQVERSDACAVPAACVVLENVVAWEIAKAFLDKFGGDSMEEIKANYNNYLAQLESY
- the aroH gene encoding chorismate mutase — protein: MVNRGIRGATTVTKNEETEILRETVVLLREIVERNDVIAEDICSVWITMTADLDATFPARAIREIEGWEMVPLMCSVEIPVKGSLPQCIRLMVQVNTDKSQRDIRHVYLNEAQRLRPDLSQGK
- the trpE gene encoding anthranilate synthase component I; its protein translation is MTNPSIEEVVSLSRKYNLIPVVKRLLADMETPIRLFQRFAEQDRAFLLESVEGGSQWARYSFIGSDPFLMISGKKGLIHVEVGGEKKQLFGKPVEELKALLRSYRSPKLDGMPPFTGGAIGFFGYDLLQYYEKLSAHAVDDLNMDDIRFMFCDRIIVFDHVKQQILLVGNLHIKDGDTDSEIRAGYEELSRRLENMAEELQKEGPKENVNRRSIPQDIELGEIHSNLTKEQYISNVEQAKEYIRAGDIFQVVLSQRLHIETEVSPLHVYRMLRTLNPSPYMYYLKMDEEIIVGTSPEALVKVDSSGRVETRPIAGTRPRGETEAQDRQLAAELLEDEKERAEHLMLVDLGRNDLGRVSKFGTVKCDSFMEIEKYSHVMHIVSNVSGTLADDKDFFDAFLSCLPAGTVSGAPKLRAMEIIAELEKEARGAYAGAIGYLGFSGNMDSCITIRTIIFRKGRAYVQAGAGIVWDSVPEKEYEETLNKAKGMLKAIRMAEAMFPAEVKEKQVINQDYMYEYTP
- the trpC gene encoding indole-3-glycerol phosphate synthase TrpC, which gives rise to MYLDRIVATKVKEVEALNKTFSLEEAERAIAALPATRGFRAALTGRRNRDMGLIAEVKKASPSKGLIRADFDPVEIAKGYAAGGADCLSVLTDREYFQGSGSYLQQVRAAVELPLLRKDFIIDEKQIYEARLLGADAILLIAAILTSEQLSAFTDTAAALGLDILIEVHDRTELEMVLATGKAVHPGVLLGINNRNLKTFETALSATAELAALLPEGLPVISESGITGPEDIAFLSKTRATGVLVGEYLMRQPDVEQAVNQLLGPLPAGKDRALHG